The Panicum hallii strain FIL2 chromosome 5, PHallii_v3.1, whole genome shotgun sequence genome contains the following window.
GCGGAGGAGTGAGTCCAGTCTATATATGTTTTCGGCCTGCTGCGTTCCACAACGGTGATTTTAGCCCATTTGTGTTTCCGGACAGCTAGAACGGTGGTGCGTGTGGTGGGGTTATTGAGCTGGACTTTTGGTTTATATGGACTTTAGCCCAGTAAACTTTGATGGTCTATGCGCCTCTACGCAaatgatttttcttttttttcccaaaCATAGAGCCCACGTTGACACACCTATCTTTTCattctcttctcttttcttttcttttcttctcctcttttcttttcctttttgaaatatttttttcttttttatttttctttctctttttcatTCTTCTGTTTTTtagccttttcttttttttctccgTGACTAACTTGTTTGccgtgtgtgtatatatatggaGTGTCTATTCTGCGCATATGCGCACAGCTCATTCACAGTGCGCACAACCAGTGACGCACTTGGCAGCTTGTCTCCCACCAAACGGGACGTCAGTTGCAAACAGAATtctccaaccgtcgttctctatatacttctctatatccttcatttacagaattctctacaagattctctcctctatatctcatttctctccaacaacgttctctaaatctcgttctctatacattaaaccctatattagaaacgtattttgttctaaatttttgtacgtacatatttatcatacctcaaatgctatggacatattttatttttatttaattcagtgtttaaaacgtaaagaaaaaatagagaagaggagagagaatctctatatatagatgaaacctgtagcgttctctattttagaggaccatttagagaacgctgctggagcaatagagaacggaatcttctctatatatagaatACAGAACGGTTTAGAAGGCACCGTTGTAAACAGCCTACGGCTCCAGCTCAGTTACGTTCCCATCCGACGCATCTGACAGCACCGAATCTTTTCATGATTCAAACTTCAAAATGCAATGTCTCTCAAACCGCAAGTCCGATTTCCGAACCATTTGAAGCTTGTTGTTGGAAAAAAGAAGCTGAACAAAATGAGATCCATGAGGACTATCTTTTGATAATCTTTTTTCAACAATGTATTAAATCTTGTTGTTGCAATTATATGCAAAGTAAGTTGCAACAATCACGATACGCAATTACAATCAGTTTAATACGACTTGAAATCATAGGTGCAACGGGGATTACTACTCAGTTACAACTTAGTTTAGTATGTAGTTGCTACCCTAAATTATTACTACATAGAAGCTAGTTTTGGTGCAGGAAAATAATTGCAACTCATAGTAGATAGCAATTGCAATCCATAACTTGTTCGCGGTGTTTAATTATTTTTTCACCTGTAAAAATACGTTGTTTGTAACGTGACATGTTTGTTCTCCGTATAGGACAATTTGTTCGCATGTGGATATATTTTGTTCATATTTAGACTATTTCCTTCGCAATGTTAAATATTTGTTCGCTTTTGTAACTAAATTATTCAACGTCATGAATTTATTTGTCCCTGAATATGGACTCATGTATTTTAGTCCATTATTTTGTACTACAGAACTACTCAAAAGAATAAAAAATCCTCAACCTTCTGCTGATTATTATCAGTCTAGTGGGAGAAAAAATATACAATAACATATAAAATTACCTATTGTTAGCACCTACTAATTTGGAGACTTAAGACTTGTTATGGATGAAAAATTGTTGTTGTCATATTTTAGACACGTACATGTATTGGTTGACGTTGATCAATGGTATATGATACAACACTATACGGCATGTAAGGTCCCTATTTTTTTATCCCTGTATTTTAGATTATAGTTAACGTTAGGCTTTAACTTTGGCCTAAATTAAGTTTCTCTAACTCTTTAACTTCTCAAAATTGGAGCAATTTGACTTGCGACCAATGCAAGCTAAAACAAAAAAAAGTACATAGAATGAGCTAATATACTCTGAACTCACTATATCCTTTTTTTTCCCGATACTTTATTCGCTACTATAAGTGACACATTAGAGATGCTACGCGGAACTGACCTAAATATGGTCGGTGTGCACGAACAGCATCCCACGTAGAGCAAGTAATACCGACGGCATCGTAGAAAATCTATGGATGTATGATGTACCTGTTGAAGTACAACTGAATTGCCTATCTTGCATCAGCTTAACTTTTTGGttgaattggttggtgcatgcaACTCAATATGGTATTTTAATATGGTATTAAAGCTAGAAATCTCGAGCCTAACTTCCGGTGAGCGCGATTAAATAAAATAATTACCTCCGAGTCCTAATTTCTATATTTGAGAGAGCAGGAGTGTTGAAGTATAAATAAATTGTGCACCGCCGGTGTTCGGCATCCACGGTCCTCGTCAGCTTCCTGCTCCAGCTCTCGCAGCACCTCGCGGCCATCGGCGGCCCGGCAGCGGTTGTGCAGGGACTCGAGCGCGACCCTGGCGCGACGGGCGCTAAGCGAGCGCGCCTCCTCCAGCGCCGCGTCCGCGTCCATCTCGCGCCTGCGGGCATGCGCCCGggcctccagcgccgccatgGCCTCCCCGAAGCCCTCCCGCGCGGCGGCACCGTCGTCGCCCGAGGCGCCGCGCCGGACTCGACCGCGTAGTCCGAGTTCCTGGGGTCCGTTTTGGAGGCGATCTCGGCGGAGCAGCGGGGGCACCTGATGTAGAACCAGAAGACCTGGATGCCGCCCAGGTAGCGCTCGCCGGCGGCGTCCTCCTTGCGGGCGTTGAACTTGGTGCCCCGGC
Protein-coding sequences here:
- the LOC112892284 gene encoding uncharacterized protein LOC112892284, encoding MMLHMTLPCASCGEYLGRGTKFNARKEDAAGERYLGGIQVFWFYIRCPRCSAEIASKTDPRNSDYAVESGAAPRATTVPPRGRASGRPWRRWRPGRMPAGARWTRTRRWRRRARLAPVAPGSRSSPCTTAAGPPMAARCCESWSRKLTRTVDAEHRRCTIYLYFNTPALSNIEIRTRR